Proteins co-encoded in one Cercospora beticola chromosome 7, complete sequence genomic window:
- a CDS encoding uncharacterized protein (antiSMASH:Cluster_4) — translation MSSRFLAQSVRRSGFASSHRVFPSTSTRLAHTRPAQGREQYSEDPGVVAGRGNKDQLKSDTTSDVETAGVENPHQDVGQQQAEAQRTGSSTKLDSDSGGNAKGDELKRPEGTQEGQEKKGPHLPI, via the exons ATGTCGAGCAGATTCCTAGCACAAAGTGTCCGCCGAAGTG GCTTCGCATCAAGCCATCGCGTATTTCCATCCACCTCGACGCGACTCGCTCATACCAGACCCGCTCAAGGCCGTGAACAGTACTCGGAGGATCCGGGTGTGGTGGCAGGCCGTGGCAACAAAGACCAGCTGAAGTCCGACACGACATCCGACGTCGAGACAGCTGGCGTCGAGAACCCGCACCAAGATGTcggccagcagcaagcagaagcTCAGCGCACAGGATCCTCGACCAAGCTCGATAGCGACAGCGGTGGAAATGCGAAAGGTGATGAGCTGAAGAGGCCAGAAGGAACGCAGGAAGGacaagagaagaaaggccCTCATCTGCCAATCTGA
- a CDS encoding uncharacterized protein (antiSMASH:Cluster_4), with amino-acid sequence MAPKKRTYSNVSQSSDDETTNVSSRAAPGLSSGALSAPAAAAPHNGPAAPQAAHALPITTPTRPAASPLTKSQQKRLGMSNFSNPEGGPTARGSSYGYENRMPIDGHPDFLNPVQRAEVERRRAAESMASASQQPGMSSTSTFNVPNTPTPHQQGTRVQNPLTQTPSSQPYSNVFHNQPPAIGQYGATSLPRPTVGDPSGAFQPSPLPRSGLYGNHNAGIRPAGSSAPTWRGSSYANSDTHDGSDAASRAPSRAAGLAALSNIPGDPAYNPPAVPSIRGGAYWTSNAATGARDDPFTSAHTMSSNWPEVAGSQQQTGSTGSLYNQQPALQQPWHAQSYQAGTRLPGIERQGRGDAGFRGATTARADDVPQHLLRPSNQHDGFEPPFAPTSRTNDPIADRHPHTEPHVPSDLNQEFDWRVSPNPDLDDVVARASTAVPARDAHARPEDDPSEAQQEPEMTQADDSADSQAQQAQSFSPINTGAAPSGHGDTSDVGAATHAQEAFSG; translated from the coding sequence ATGGCGCCTAAGAAGAGGACCTACTCGAATGTCTCCCAGAGCTCTGACGACGAGACCACCAACGTCTCGAGTAGAGCAGCACCAGGGCTATCATCTGGTGCCCTTtccgcaccagcagcagctgcaccgCACAATGGGCCCGCAGCTCCTCAAGCGGCACACGCATTGCCAATCACAACTCCGACGAGGCCGGCCGCCTCACCCCTGACGAAAAGCCAGCAGAAGCGTCTAGGGATGAGCAATTTCAGCAACCCCGAAGGCGGACCGACTGCTAGGGGCTCCAGCTACGGTTACGAAAATCGTATGCCAATCGACGGGCACCCTGACTTCCTAAACCCGGTGCAGCGCGCAGAGGTGGAGCGGCGCAGAGCAGCGGAATCAATGGCATCGGCTTCACAACAGCCAGGAATGTCGAGTACAAGTACGTTCAATGTACCAAATACTCCAACGCCTCACCAGCAAGGCACTCGAGTGCAGAACCCACTCACGCAGACACCTTCGAGTCAGCCGTACTCGAACGTTTTCCACAACCAACCACCAGCTATCGGTCAATATGGCGCAACGTCCTTGCCAAGACCTACGGTCGGTGATCCATCTGGCGCTTTCCAGCCCAGCCCTCTGCCTCGCTCAGGCTTGTATGGCAACCACAATGCGGGTATTCGTCCTGCTGGGTCATCAGCCCCGACATGGCGCGGCTCGAGCTACGCAAACTCAGACACGCATGACGGCAGTGATGCTGCATCTCGGGCGCCTTCTCGTGCGGCTGGGTTGGCAGCGCTCTCGAACATTCCTGGCGATCCTGCCTATAACCCGCCTGCAGTACCGAGCATCCGGGGCGGCGCATACTGGACCTCCAACGCTGCGACTGGTGCTCGAGACGACCCTTTCACCTCTGCACACACCATGTCTTCAAACTGGCCAGAGGTTGCTGGTTCACAGCAGCAAACTGGCAGCACTGGCTCGCTCTACAATCAGCAGCCTGCACTCCAACAGCCTTGGCATGCTCAGAGCTATCAAGCAGGCACCCGCTTGCCGGGCATCGAGAGGCAAGGTCGTGGAGACGCGGGCTTCCGTGGTGCAACGACAGCTCGGGCTGATGATGTACCGCAACATCTCCTGCGTCCTTCGAACCAGCACGATGGCTTCGAGCCCCCGTTCGCGCCCACGAGCCGCACGAACGATCCCATTGCCGACCGTCATCCTCATACCGAGCCACACGTGCCGTCAGACCTCAACCAAGAATTTGACTGGCGTGTGTCTCCCAATCCCGATTTGGACGACGTGGTAGCGCGAGCTTCCACGGCTGTGCCAGCCCGCGATGCTCATGCGCGCCCTGAAGATGATCCATCAGAGGCGCAGCAAGAGCCTGAGATGACGCAGGCCGATGACTCTGCCGATAGTCAAGCGCAGCAAGCTCAATCATTCAGCCCAATCAACACTGGAGCTGCGCCTTCTGGACATGGAGACACGAGCGATGTGGGCGCTGCTACGCATGCGCAGGAGGCCTTCTCGGGATAG
- a CDS encoding uncharacterized protein (antiSMASH:Cluster_4) — MAYPYLRDELRCMKGPPAIRPEDAVVDSKNADPQLSAPFFRLPQAIRKTIYSHVFGSGLIHVLSRECESSDRWLPYHSGLTTLNWPGNKKVREYRKNTYAICQYDDWDRYYALSKRCNASAESGQFHFGCHCPNDVGGADYEQRHSRCLRPIRDLEAGDYTSLCDFGEWVQTQRDSGHVREDCEECKDVLASQMKQFGPAKVGGLAKLHGSTTFPLKLLQVCRTIYAEALQTPYKQYTFHFTNCHAVEQFAGRVLTRRQAESVSSVQVDDLYGYKDLFTLQRSFPNLKQLRASSHLPQFFEEKRWDNAVAFLGGNHLEKVDLFRSRSVINEEEGQMYDFTEKFLVCKSISAARALVESLEDAYMVERFRERMVFLSLTDDHVQRHATCAPKSVVARKLPALRPAQNVANGYRSEHELEIDRLKAELADARHQISILRRGSEGRMLEMSSTSGIVELCPFSTIPVELLARIFSFLDQRADIASCRLVCRDFREHSSPFLITEVVYAARAEAIARLIDVAEHPYFSKHVTTLLYDASFYDVDVADEPSNYTDLVHEQIEAFSTHDLSGRSEAYRDLWLRMKDATPEHQRHMFPGPPESKTHRRDPTFILYQGLFEYAMAFETQNDIYESDLPKTLFEFLFSSLPKLRHVRMGDWRNLARAGENFADLRYRLFGKMLAPTIRGLETQNESTWPDFLFLLEMCCYSSHGALQSISISDHPYDMDSDMYKGYDHDYNSRLAVPLDTNFDLLLSDDDPFEKLAGLRSLQLPLNIWHGWTAEKRIAEFIYYCQDKSFVRPLLQACSATLGSLELIAEDGGLLATTMGVEYFDTDDVLRNGGLFLANSLFPVHFTALRSLELRGWLFTEKGITTFLSTVRSTLRELLLLDNVLLHNSGRLAKWGGVNMHLHGVQIDNFLHSQDERPYKLDLEKTWLAGRRNLLTPRKLVKHRRNPDATRLLYGTPAMENWKDYILGDIDLQIFDGPL; from the coding sequence ATGGCTTATCCATACCTTCGTGATGAACTTCGCTGCATGAAGGGACCACCGGCCATACGACCAGAAGATGCGGTTGTCGACTCCAAGAACGCGGATCCTCAATTGTCCGCGCCATTCTTCCGACTACCCCAAGCCATACGCAAGACTATCTACTCTCATGTCTTCGGCAGCGGCCTTATACATGTGTTGTCCCGCGAATGTGAATCATCAGACAGATGGCTCCCCTATCATAGCGGTCTAACGACACTAAATTGGCCCGGCAACAAGAAAGTACGAGAGTACCGCAAGAACACGTACGCCATCTGTCAATATGATGATTGGGATCGATATTATGCACTGAGTAAAAGGTGCAACGCGTCTGCAGAATCCGGCCAGTTCCACTTTGGTTGCCATTGCCCGAACGACGTAGGCGGAGCCGATTACGAGCAGAGGCATTCCAGATGTCTGCGACCGATCCGCGACCTTGAAGCTGGCGATTACACCTCCTTATGCGATTTTGGGGAGTGGGTGCAAACACAGCGAGATTCTGGTCATGTCCGCGAAGATTGTGAAGAGTGCAAAGATGTTTTGGCCAGTCAAATGAAACAGTTCGGCCCTGCGAAAGTGGGTGGCTTGGCCAAACTCCATGGGAGTACTACTTTCCCCCTCAAGCTTCTCCAAGTATGTCGGACGATATACGCCGAAGCCTTGCAGACCCCATACAAGCAGTACACGTTTCACTTCACCAATTGCCACGCGGTTGAACAGTTCGCAGGCCGCGTACTCACACGCCGTCAAGCTGAATCTGTTAGCTCGGTCCAAGTCGACGATCTTTATGGCTACAAGGATCTCTTCACGCTTCAGCGTAGCTTCCCGAATCTGAAACAACTCAGAGCTTCCAGCCATCTACCACAATTCTTCGAAGAGAAACGCTGGGACAACGCAGTCGCATTCCTCGGTGGCAATCATTTGGAGAAAGTTGACCTCTTCCGGAGCAGGAGCGTTATCAATGAGGAGGAGGGTCAAATGTACGATTTCACTGAGAAATTCCTTGTTTGCAAATCCATCAGCGCGGCCAGAGCATTGGTGGAATCGTTGGAGGATGCATACATGGTGGAGAGATTTCGGGAACGCATGGTCTTCCTGAGCCTGACAGATGATCACGTTCAACGTCACGCAACGTGTGCTCCAAAATCGGTCGTCGCTCGCAAGCTCCCAGCTCTGCGGCCCGCACAAAATGTTGCCAATGGTTACCGATCTGAACATGAGCTGGAAATTGATCGCCTCAAAGCGGAGCTTGCAGACGCTCGCCATCAGATCTCCATATTGAGGCGAGGCAGCGAAGGACGCATGCTGGAGATGTCGAGCACTTCGGGAATCGTAGAACTCTGTCCATTCTCGACCATCCCTGTAGAGCTTCTTGCGAGgatattctccttcttggaCCAACGCGCAGATATTGCAAGCTGTCGGCTCGTTTGTCGCGACTTCCGCGAGCATAGCTCGCCTTTTCTCATCACGGAGGTCGTCTATGCGGCACGCGCAGAGGCTATAGCGCGCTTGATCGATGTTGCAGAGCATCCCTACTTCAGCAAGCATGTGACTACCCTTCTGTACGACGCGAGCTTTTACGATGTTGATGTAGCAGACGAACCTTCGAACTACACAGATTTGGTTCACGAACAAATCGAAGCTTTTTCTACTCATGATCTTTCAGGCAGGAGTGAAGCATATCGCGATCTGTGGCTTCGCATGAAAGATGCCACACCCGAGCACCAGAGGCATATGTTCCCAGGGCCACCAGAGTCGAAAACCCATAGGCGAGATCCAACCTTCATCCTGTACCAAGGTCTTTTCGAATATGCTATGGCATTCGAAACCCAGAACGATATTTACGAAAGCGACTTGCCCAAAACTTTGTTCGAGTTCTTGTTCTCCAGCCTGCCGAAACTGCGTCACGTACGCATGGGAGATTGGCGCAATCTAGCCCGCGCAGGCGAAAATTTCGCCGATCTGCGTTATCGTCTATTCGGCAAGATGCTAGCGCCCACCATTCGCGGTTTGGAGACTCAAAATGAATCTACCTGGCCAgattttctcttcctcctcgaaaTGTGCTGCTATAGCTCTCACGGGGCCTTACAGAGCATCTCTATTAGCGATCACCCATATGACATGGACTCGGACATGTACAAGGGTTATGATCATGACTACAACTCCAGACTTGCTGTTCCCTTGGATACGAACTTCGACCTTCTGCTCAGTGACGATGACCCCTTTGAAAAGCTGGCTGGCCTCAGATCCTTACAGCTGCCCTTGAATATCTGGCATGGCTGGACAGCAGAAAAGAGAATTGCTGAATTTATCTACTACTGTCAAGATAAGAGCTTTGTACGGCCGTTATTACAAGCTTGCTCGGCCACACTGGGGTCTCTGGAACTCATAGCCGAAGACGGCGGTCTGCTTGCGACCACTATGGGAGTCGAATATTTCGACACTGACGATGTACTTCGGAATGGTGGGCTGTTCCTCGCGAACTCGCTATTCCCTGTCCATTTCACAGCACTCAGGTCACTGGAATTGCGCGGATGGTTGTTTACAGAGAAGGGTATCACAACTTTTCTGAGCACTGTGCGCAGCACACTTCGAGAATTGCTTCTGCTCGACAATGTTCTGCTCCACAACTCGGGACGATTGGCGAAATGGGGAGGTGTTAACATGCACCTGCATGGCGTGCAAATCGATAACTTCCTGCACAGTCAAGATGAGCGCCCGTACAAACTTGATCTAGAAAAGACGTGGCTCGCCGGTCGACGCAATCTCTTGACGCCTCGCAAGCTGGTCAAGCATAGAAGGAACCCCGACGCGACACGATTGCTGTACGGTACCCCTGCAATGGAGAATTGGAAAGACTACATCCTTGGTGATATCGATTTGCAGATCTTCGACGGGCCATTGTGA
- a CDS encoding uncharacterized protein (BUSCO:EOG09261KZ6~antiSMASH:Cluster_4), translating to MEAASARYAARDRFAYPMEPAGSQLQRYVQQACSPENFEPNLALCLEVADLINAKKGGAPREAAVDIVKYINHRNPNVSLLALSLLDICVKNCGYPFHLQISTKEFLNELVRRFPERPPIRTTRVQNRILELIEEWRRTICETSKYKEDLGFIRDMHRLLHYKGYQFPQISREDAAVLNPSDNLKSVEEMEAEEQAAQSAKLQELIRRGTPHDLQEANKLMKVMAGYDTRHKTDYRAKAAEEVGKIQQKAKLLEEMMQDVKPGEKIQEGDVFEELANSLASAHPKIQKMCEQESEDHEAVAKLFEINDSIHRTIERYKLIKKGDVEAANAIPKGTLGVSGAGVKQGGGGELSLIDFGGPEDTAPAEQSKAAQPSSAPAAPKQTGNALEDDLLGLNMGDGNYGSGGGISLGGAPNGNVDIMAQFNQPQAANSIFNTQQKAAPPQASPPPTQSSNFNLFSSFPSNSQPPSKPATPIPASLQQHQAKKSDPFAALSTPPRQSSPFQQTPAKAPAPSSSSGIDLLGMGSSNGTSAPAAPSQDDEWEFASALPDQSAELTVTNSSIKTVFAVSRTNDTEILIQSRISNSTAQPVADLTFQLAVTKGLTLKLEPQSSRNLAPNQQNGITQTIRLQGAERGKGTSVKMRWRASYSVGGQQKNEQGEINGLGVS from the exons ATGGAAGCTGCTTCCGCCCGCTACGCCGCCCGCGACCGCTTCGCATATCCCATGGAGCCCGCCGGGTCTCAGCTGCAGCGATACGTCCAGCAAGCCTGCTCACCCGAGAACTTCGAGCCCAATCTGGCCCTGTGCCTCGAGGTCGCCGATCTGATCAATGCAAAGAAGGGAGGAGCTCCGCGAGAAGCTGCCGTCGACATTGTTAAATACATCAATCACCGCAATCCCAATGTCTCCCTCCTGGCATTGTCGCTGCTGGACATCTGTGTCAAGAATTGCGGATACCCATTTCACCTTCAGATATCTACCAAGGAATTTCTCAATGAGCTCGTGCGCCGCTTTCCAGAGCGCCCGCCCATCCGCACCACACGCGTACAGAACAGGATCCTGGAGCTGATTGAGGAATGGAGGAGGACGATATGCGAGACGAGCAAATATAAGGAGGATCTAGGCTTCATACGGGACATGCACAGACTGCTGCACTACAAAGGCTACCAATTCCCGCAGATCAGTCGCGAGGATGCTGCGGTGCTCAATCCAAGCGACAATCTCAAGAgcgtggaggagatggaggcggAAGAGCAAGCGGCGCAGAGTGCAAAACTACAGGAGCTGATCCGGCGAGGAACACCACACGATCTGCAAGAAGCCAACAAGCTGATGAAGGTCATGGCGGGGTACGACACGCGGCACAAGACAGACTACAGGGCCAAAgcagcggaggaggtgggCAAGATCCAGCAAAAGGCTAAGTTGCTGGAAGAGATGATGCAGGATGTCAAGCCTGGGGAGAAAATTCAAGAAGGAGATGTGTTCGAGGAGCTGGCGAATTCCTTGGCTAGCGCACACCCTAAGATCCAGAAGATGTGTGAGCAGGAAAGTGAGGATCATGAGGCAGTGGCCAAGCTGTTTGAGATCAACGACTCAATACACCGGACGATTGAGCGATATAAGCTGATCAAGAAGGGCGACGTGGAAGCCGCGAATGCCATTCCAAAGGGCACTTTGGGCGTCAGTGGCGCTGGTGTGAAGCAaggcggtggaggcgagCTGTCTTTGATTGACTTTGGAGGGCCAGAAGATACTGCACCGGCCGAGCAGTCCAAAGCAGCCCAGCCATCTTCTGCACCGGCCGCACCTAAGCAAACAGGCAACGCTCTAGAGGACGATCTACTTGGACTGAACATGGGCGATGGCAACTATGGCTCAGGCGGAGGCATCTCTCTTGGTGGAGCACCGAATGGCAATGTCGACATCATGGCTCAGTTCAACCAGCCGCAAGCAGCCAACTCGATCTTCAACACTCAACAAAAAGCCGCTCCGCCGCaggcttctcctcctcctactCAATCATCGAATTTCAACCTCTTCAGCTCTTTCCCATCCAATTCCCAGCCACCTTCAAAACCAGCGACACCAATACCCGCATCCCTGCAACAACACCAAGCGAAGAAGTCCGATCCATTCGCAGCTCTATCCACACCTCCACGGCAATCTTCTCCCTTTCAACAGACTCCCGCCAAAGCACCGGcaccctcatcatcatcaggtATTGACCTGTTGGGCATGGGAAGCAGCAACGGCACGTCAGCACCGGCCGCACCATCTCAGGACGACGAATGGGAATTCGCTTCCGCGCTGCCAGACCAATCCGCCGAGCTCACAGTCACCAACAGTTCCATCAAGACCGTCTTCGCCGTGTCCCGTACCAACGACACCGAGATCCTCATTCAAAGCCGAATATCGAATTCTACTGCACAGCCTGTCGCGGATCTGACATTTCAATTAGCTGTAACAAAG GGCCTAACGCTCAAGCTGGAGCCCCAATCTAGTCGCAACCTGGCACCAAACCAGCAGAACGGTATCACACAGACGATCCGCTTACAGGGTGCCGAGCGAGGGAAAGGAACGAGCGTCAAGATGCGATGGAGAGCAAGCTATTCTGTTGGTGGGCAGCAGAAGAACGAGCAGGGTGAGATAAATGGGCTGGGAGTGTCATAa
- a CDS encoding uncharacterized protein (antiSMASH:Cluster_4~SMCOG1088:acyltransferase 3) — MRSRTSSSLNGVDWRPCTTSDTEKSGSDTINTEHTWSTVIASSLQYLMRIIKPSHYLQLSSNSQPTDAKTPTRPVSRTASYDGLRGIACLIVFNFHFLYPYTDTSKHGWGADKWNIYIHQWPFICLLVRGRAMVTLFFAVSGYVLSYGFLKAMRDRQADKAFSRMASLAVRRWIRLYLPATITTGMVCVTAYWGAFDAGRKFQKTPLLTGTPEEHPPRKMSWDAQWADYCIMWWRWSNPFDWNFHWENYDPHTWTIPAEFRCSMVLFILLLAGAGLKQRWRLGMIFVVTAAALRYARWDVATFTGGALVADIHQAVSHRKQEESPELPTTESDPEDESPCCESTTGLKWLIFFIALYVLSFPDNKARKTPGFKTMAYYVPANYWDKQFFWHAMASSVILWSVEQLPAIQDILSSAIPQYLGRVSFAFYLCHGPLLHSIGFAMQPKIWKFFGHKTLPMWCFGLAVGWTIMLALSLCTAHLFYRFVDMPLVRATRWLENCARDKMAFKPLREEEKHAS, encoded by the exons ATGCGATCACGGACGTCTTCTAGTCTCAATGGTGTAGATTGGAGGCCATGTACTACATCAGATACCGA AAAGTCTGGATCAGACACAATAAACACTGAACATACCTGGAGCACGGTTATTGCAAGTTCACTACAATACCTGATGCGGATCATCAAGCCCTCACACTACCTTCAATTGTCATCCAATTCGCAGCCGACAGATGCCAAAACTCCAACACGGCCAGTCTCAAGGACCGCCTCCTACGATGGTCTTCGAGGCATAGCATGCCTGATCGTGTTCAATTTCCACTTCCTCTACCCATACACCGACACCTCGAAACATGGCTGGGGAGCGGACAAGTGGAATATCTACATCCATCAATGGCCATTTATCTGTCTCTTAGTCCGCGGACGGGCTATGGTGACACTTTTCTTCGCAGTCTCCGGATATGTCCTGAGCTATGGCTTTCTCAAGGCGATGAGAGACAGGCAAGCCGACAAAGCCTTCTCGCGAATGGCATCTCTTGCAGTTAGGCGCTGGATTCGCTTGTATTTGCCGGCGACTATAACCACGGGCATGGTCTGCGTGACTGCATATTGGGGAGCTTTTGACGCAGGCCGCAAATTCCAGAAGACGCCGCTCTTGACAGGGACGCCGGAAGAGCACCCTCCGCGGAAGATGAGCTGGGATGCTCAGTGGGCCGATTACTGTATtatgtggtggaggtggtctAATCCTTTTGATTGGAATTTCCACTGGGAGAATTACGATCCGCATACCTGGACGATACCCGCGGAGTTCAGATGCTCGATGGTGCTGTTCATTTTGTTATTGGCTGGTGCCGGCCTCAAGCAACGATGGAGACTTGGAATGATCTTTGTGGTCACAGCTGCTGCTTTGCGCTATGCCAGATGGGATGTGGCGACTTTTACTGGAGGCGCCTTGGTTGCTGATATTCATCAGGCTGTCTCGCATCGAAAACAGGAAGAGAGTCCCGAGCTTCCAACGACCGAAAGCGATCCTGAAGACGAGTCGCCGTGCTGTGAGTCTACGACCGGCCTGAAAtggctcatcttcttcatagcACTATACGTGCTCTCTTTCCCTGACAACAAAGCTCGAAAGACTCCTGGATTCAAAACTATGGCATATTATGTTCCAGCCAACTACTGGGACAAACAATTCTTTTGGCACGCCATGGCCTCCAGCGTTATCCTCTGGTCAGTCGAGCAGCTTCCTGCAATCCAGGATATCCTAAGTTCCGCGATTCCACAATACCTCGGAAGAGTCTCGTTTGCATTCTATCTGTGCCATGGACCTTTACTGCACTCAATAGGATTCGCTATGCAGCCAAAGATCTGGAAGTTCTTTGGGCATAAAACGCTTCCCATGTGGTGTTTCGGGTTGGCGGTGGGTTGGACGATCATGCTGGCGCTTTCGCTATGCACTGCGCATTTGTTCTATCGATTTGTTGATATGCCACTTGTGAGAGCGACGAGATGGTTGGAGAATTGTGCGAGAGATAAAATGGCATTTAAGCCTTTgagggaggaagagaagcatgCAAGTTAA
- a CDS encoding uncharacterized protein (BUSCO:EOG092656RK~antiSMASH:Cluster_4): MVRHKKDFKGAKSKHGGGPKTYAQHTNPDNPDSTTHKRPPYKAAAWDLNHCDAKRCSGKRLMRLGLMRELHVGQKHQGLVISPKGKTLCNPSDREILEQYGAAVVEASWNRIEEVPFSRIGGPNPRLLPYLIAANPTNYGKPWRLNCVEALAATFAICGHLDWAEQILSTFSYGQSFLDINEEVLQRYAEAKDEEGVKKAEEDWLAKIENEWREDREDRENNKEDAWKGGNMNRRQPIVGNDSDGGSEEDSGDEDEDSDASSLGGIQLGGPKPGEKAQVHGNTDGDDEEEERDPYGLPPSDDDDEEEMAELRRRVLASKPFSNPSKPSATEEEKLEPERIQRPSETKKLDLPEDSDAESGSDIGGEDDEFDNIMNAAPVTDRAGITAAQRKRAMEKEGKLSATFSRAVLDASSKSLGKH; the protein is encoded by the coding sequence ATGGTCCGTCACAAAAAAGACTTCAAAGGCGCCAAGTCCAAGCACGGCGGCGGGCCCAAAACATACGCCCAGCACACGAACCCCGACAACCCTGACAGCACCACCCACAAACGGCCGCCCTACAAAGCCGCAGCATGGGATCTCAATCACTGCGACGCGAAACGCTGCTCCGGCAAACGGCTCATGCGACTTGGCCTGATGCGTGAGCTGCACGTTGGCCAGAAGCACCAAGGACTCGTCATCTCTCCCAAAGGAAAGACGTTATGCAATCCTTCCGATCGTGAGATTCTAGAGCAGTACGGTGCGGCCGTGGTTGAGGCAAGCTGGAATAGAATCGAAGAAGTCCCATTCAGCAGAATTGGAGGACCGAATCCCAGACTGTTGCCCTACCTGATCGCGGCGAATCCGACGAACTATGGTAAGCCATGGAGGCTGAACTGCGTCGAAGCGCTAGCTGCGACATTCGCGATCTGCGGTCATCTCGATTGGGCAGAGCAGATCCTCTCCACATTCAGTTACGGGCAGTCATTTCTGGACATCAACGAAGAGGTGTTGCAAAGATACGCAGAAGCAAAGGATGAAGAGGGTGTGAAGAAGGCAGAAGAGGATTGGTTGGCAAAGATCGAGAATGAGTGGAGAGAAGATCGCGAGGATCGGGAGAACAATAAGGAAGATGCTTGGAAGGGCGGCAACATGAATCGGAGACAGCCGATTGTGGGGAATGATTCGGATGGTGGGAGTGAAGAGGATAGtggagatgaggatgaggacagCGACGCGAGTAGTTTGGGTGGCATACAGCTTGGTGGGCCGAAGCCTGGAGAGAAGGCGCAGGTTCATGGTAACACAGATGgtgacgacgaagaagaggaacgtGATCCATATGGTTTGCCGCCctcagacgacgacgatgaggaagagatggcagagctgcgaagaagagtcCTAGCATCGAAACCGTTCTCGAATCCCTCGAAGCCTTCCGcgaccgaagaggagaagctcgAACCTGAGCGAATACAACGACCTTCTGAAACGAAAAAGCTAGATTTGCCTGAAGATTCTGACGCCGAATCTGGGTCGGACATCGGaggtgaagacgatgagttTGATAACATCATGAATGCTGCTCCAGTCACAGATCGCGCTGGCATCACTGCCGCGCAAAGGAAAAGAGCCATGGAGAAGGAGGGCAAGCTCAGCGCGACGTTCAGCCGAGCTGTATTGGATGCTTCGAGTAAGAGCTTGGGGAAGCATTGA